TGGAGAACCCGAACGATCTGGGTGCCGCCTTCGACAAGGCGAAGGCACTGGCCGGCGAGTTCAAGGTTCCCGTGGTGGTTGAAGTGATCCTGGAAAAGATCACCAACATCTCCATGGGCGTGGAAATCAACGCGGTGAACGAGTTCGAGGAACTGGCCGAGACCAGCGCCGACGCCCCCACCGCCATCCTGGCGATGCAGGCCTAATCATGCGGATCGTGATCGCACCGGACAAGTTCAAGGGCTCGCTGTCCGCCCCGGAGGTGGCCCGGCACCTGGATGCCGGGCTGCAGTCGGCGACCGGCCACAACCTTGACGTGCTCCGGATTCCGGTAGCCGACGGCGGCGAGGGCACCCTCGATGCCGCCGTCGGCTCCGGCTTCACACGCAGGAGCGCCATGGTCAGCGGCCCCACCGGGCAGCCGCTCCGGGCGGACTTCGCGGTCCGCGGCCGTGAGGCGGTCATTGAGATGGCCGCCGCGTCCGGGCTCGCCGTCCTGCCCGCTGAAGGCGGCTCATCCGGCCGGCCGGATTCCGCCAGCGCCAGGGGTGCCACCAGCCTGGGCACCGGTGAACTGATCCGGGCAGCGCTCGACGCCGGATGCCGGCAGATCATCCTGGGCGTCGGCGGGAGCGCCAACACCGACGGCGGCGCCGGCGTCCTGCAGGGACTCGGCGCGCAGCTCCTCGACGCCGACGGCAACGAACTGCCGCCCGGCGGCGCGGCCCTCGCCAGGCTGGACCGGATCGATTTCTCCGGATTCGATTCGCGGCTGGACGATACACGCTTCGTCCTAGCCAGCGACGTGGACAACCCGCTGCTCGGAGCCGAAGGAGCCGCGGCGATCTTCGGCCCGCAGAAGGGTGCCGGCCCGGAGGACGTGTCAATCCTTAATGCCGCGCTTGCACACTTTGTGGATGTCCTCGCCGCCGAGATCGGGCCCCGCGCGCTGAAGGCCGCGGAGGCACCGGGCGCCGGAGCGGCGGGCGGTGTTGGCTACGCGGCCATAGCCGTCCTGGCCGCGACGCGCAGGCCGGGCATCGACGTCGTGCTTGAATTCACCGGGCTCGCCGACCGGCTGGCCGGGGCAGACCTGGTGATCACCGGGGAAGGCAGCCTGGACGAACAGAGTTTGCTCGGCAAAACGCCCATGGGCGTGGCGCGAGCGGCCGCCCGGGCCGGCGTTCCGGTGGTGGCCGTCTGCGGGCGGACCACGCTGACGCCGGAGCAGCAAAAGGATTCCGGATTCCGGCAGGTCTACCCCCTGACCTCGCTGGAGGCCAAGGTAGAAATATGTATAGCCGAAGCAGCACCCCTGCTTGAACAATTGGGAAAGCACATCGGCGCGGAACTGGCGGACCTGACCCGGGCCGCCACCACGGTTGATTCCGCCGCGCCAGCGAACAACGCCCGCACTAAGGAGCCCCTCAATGTCTGAAGAAAGCTTTGACCTCGTTATCCGGGGGCAGCGTATCCTCACCACGGCCGGCATCGCACCCCGGGAAGTGGGCGTGCGCGGCGGCAAGATCGTGGCCATCGAACCGCTCGGCAACGGCCTGGCCGGCGCCGAAGTGATCGAACTCGCCGACGACGAAACCTTGATCCCCGGCCTGGTGGACACCCACGTCCACGTCAACGAGCCCGGCCGCACCGAATGGGAGGGCTTCGCGTCCGCCACCCGGGCCGCGGCAGCCGGCGGCGTCACCACCATCATCGACATGCCGCTGAACTCCATCCCGCCCACCACCACCGTTGAAGGCCTTAAGCTCAAGCGCGAAGTGGCCGAGGACCAGGCGTTCGTGGACGTCGGCTTCTGGGGCGGCGCCGTGCCCGGCAACAAGGCCGACCTGCGCCCGCTGCACGACGAAGGTGTGTTCGGTTTCAAGTGCTTCCTGCTGCACTCCGGCGTGGACGAGTTCCCGCACCTGGAGGCGGACGAGATGGAAGAGGACATGGCCGAGCTCAAGTCCTTCGACTCGCTCATGATCGTCCACGCCGAGGACTCGCACGCCATTGACCGCGCACCGCATCCGGGCGGCGACCACTACTCCACCTTCCTGGCATCCCGCC
Above is a window of Arthrobacter sp. FB24 DNA encoding:
- a CDS encoding glycerate kinase, which translates into the protein MRIVIAPDKFKGSLSAPEVARHLDAGLQSATGHNLDVLRIPVADGGEGTLDAAVGSGFTRRSAMVSGPTGQPLRADFAVRGREAVIEMAAASGLAVLPAEGGSSGRPDSASARGATSLGTGELIRAALDAGCRQIILGVGGSANTDGGAGVLQGLGAQLLDADGNELPPGGAALARLDRIDFSGFDSRLDDTRFVLASDVDNPLLGAEGAAAIFGPQKGAGPEDVSILNAALAHFVDVLAAEIGPRALKAAEAPGAGAAGGVGYAAIAVLAATRRPGIDVVLEFTGLADRLAGADLVITGEGSLDEQSLLGKTPMGVARAAARAGVPVVAVCGRTTLTPEQQKDSGFRQVYPLTSLEAKVEICIAEAAPLLEQLGKHIGAELADLTRAATTVDSAAPANNARTKEPLNV